Below is a window of Candidatus Trichorickettsia mobilis DNA.
TTTTCTACATCAGTAGTGATGGTAAGTTGTCCACCAGGTTGTGATCCTTGAAATAATATTGGTTCAAGCCCCGCCCTTGCTGTATAAATTGCGGCGCTAAGTCCTGCTGGTCCGGAGCCAATAATAAGTACTTTGGTTGAAATAGTCATAATCTTAATTTAATTTTTTAAAATAAAGAATTGTATAGACGAAGGTCAAAATTGAAGAAGTGCTAGGAGCATCGAAGTCTGCGAAGCACAGTGTATTTTTGTTTGTTTTGCATCGCGGATTTTTTAAGAACGACAACGCAATTCTCAATTTTCACCGAATATTATATAGTATTTTGTTAATCCATGATCTTATAACCAATATCTGATCATTTGTCATTAATGCTGGTGCATGCCCAGCATAATACACTGTATAAAGGTCAAAATCACGTGATTTTTGCATCTCTTTAATAGTACTATTTTGTAGAATATTTGATAGTGCTCCGTGAATAACTAGCAAAGGACATTCAATATTGTGCCATATTGGCCACATAGTAACATCTTTTAGTTTATTGGAATCAGTATCTACTCCATGCACTATCATAGGATCATAGTTCATTTGGTATTTGCCATCTATATTTAGTTTAAAACTATGCTGAGTTAAATAATCCCAATCTGCTTCATCAGAAATACCGAATTGGTCATAAATTATTTTTAAATGCTGTTTTGCGCTATCAAGATCGTCAAAATAAACCACCTGACTAGCATATTTAATAATCCGGAGTAAAACTTCAGCAGGCAGGAAAGGTCCGATGTCGTTAAGAATCATTCCTTTAAAAATATCTTTATATTTGCTTGCCAGAGTCATTCCTATAATGCCGCCCATGGAAGTGCCAAGCCATATAATATTATGAAGATTGTTTTTAATATTGAGTTTTTCTAGCACTAATAAAGTATCTTGCATATATACTTGGTAATTATAGTGATTTTTATCAGTAAAAAAATCACTGTCACCACGACCTGGATAGCAGAGAGCAATTACGCGGTAAGTATCTCCTAAAGCAGTCCCTAATTTAGCAAAGTCATAGGCATTTCTGGTTAAACCATGAGCGCAAATTAAAATATTTTGGTTGTTTGGATCGCCAAATTCAAGGTAAGATATTCGGTGTTTAGGAATTGATTGCGGGTTGAGCCAAGTAGTGTACGGACCAATTTCAACTGACTGTTTTTGTAATTTCATCTGATTTTAATTATTTATAGTGAGTCACTAACCATTTACATATCTTATTTTAATTTAAATCACCTAAGAAGATACCAACCATCACCGGCATGTATATTAATACAAATAATAATGATAGTAGCACAGTAGCAGCAACTCTTTCGGGATGAAATTTTTGTAAACTAGCAATTACGATTATATTGGCAGCCATTGGTGCTGTGGATAGTAATTGCAAGGCATTATAATAGTTTTCATCATACCACTTCATTATAAATCGATCTAAAACAATAAAAATATTGATTGCAATTGGATAAAAAACAAATTTTGCAGTAAAAGTAGCCAGAGTAAATTTTAAATCTATTTCAAATTTATGCAATTTTGAAATACCTAGTCCTACCATAATCATCCCTAGTATTGAATATGCACCACGCATACTATAGATAAAATCATCGAGGAAGTCTGGTAGTTCAAGGTTAGCAAAGCTAAAGCAACATCCCAGAAAAAAGCTGTTTAAAGTAGGTAATTTAAATATTTTTATAATACTGTCTTTAGTTGAGCTGAAGCTTCTGGCGCAAAAATAATAACCTATAGAAGATTCATAAATAGTTATACCGATGATAGCCATCATATAAATACTTAAGGTATAATCGTCAAAAAGTGCTGCAGCAATTGGTAACATAAAATATCCGACATTGGCATTGCCAGCTGAGAATGCAATGATATTTTTAGTATGATCCTGCCAATATCTACCAAAAAAATGATAAGAAAATACAGAGAGCCCGCTAGCTATCAGGAATGTTACTAAAGTTATACTTAAAGCAGAAAAAGTAAGAGTGGTGCTTGCCGGAATTGCAAAAAATACTATTGGCGAGATAAAATAAAATAAAAGTGAAGCTATGCTTTCTTTTTCAACATTGGAATATCTTCCTGCCAAAAATCCTATAACTACACTTAGTAATACAGAAACAGTTTTTAAGAAAACTATGCTTATAATTGACATGAAATAGGTAGCTTTTGCAAAAAAGTTTAAATTGCTGATTAATCTATTTAATATATCTGTACCATAATAGCAATCAAATTCTTTTTGATGGAATTTTTATGATTAAATTTAAAGAAATCAATCTCATGTCCGCTTGATTTTAACAATAAAATCATCTCTCAAGAACAGTAAGGCAAGAAGTCTATTGAACTTAGGATGATTTAATATTATAATGCGCTTTTAAAACTGGAGAAAATGATGAGTGAGATCTTAACTCTCCCGGCTGAAACCCGAGAACAACTTGGTACTGGTGCAGCTAGGGCGTTACGTAGGAATGGAATGGTTCCTGCGATTATTTATGGTGTTGGTAAAAAAAACCTGGCAATAGCAATTCTAGAAAAAGAAATTACTAAACTTTACCGAAAACCTAATTTTATCTCAACGGTTATTCAGCTTGAAGTGGGTGGTAAAAAACATAAAATTTTACCTAAAGCAATTGAACTGCATCCCGTAACTGATATGGTTAGACATGTGGATTTTATCTATCTGGATAGCAAGGTACAAAAATTGGAAGTGCCGATAGTATTCGAAGGAAAAGAACGTTCTGTGGGTGTTAAGCGCGGAGGATTTTTCAATATAGTTAAAAGAACAATTACTTTAGAGTGTGAAGTAAATCATATCCCAGCTTGTGTTACTATTGACGTAAGCGAGATGAGAGTAGGAGCTTCTTTGAAAGCCAAGAATATTGAATTGCCGAAAGGGTGTAAGTTATTTTGTAAGCCAGACCTGATCATAGCTTCGATAATTGGTAATAGAGGTGCTAAGGCTGATGATGAGAATGCTGCCGCCGCCAAGGCATAGTCTGAAATGCGGCTAATTGTAGGGCTTGGCAATTATGGTAGAGAATATTTGAATACTCGCCACAATGCAGGTTTTATAGTGGTTGATTATTTAAGTGATAGTTTAAGGTTTTCTTGGAGTGGTGATAAAAAAATGCAAGCTAATATAGCTTGTGGCATATTTGATAATAGCAAGTTAATTTTTTGTAAGCCTAATACTTATATGAATTGTTCTGGTGTTGCGGTGCTTGCTATT
It encodes the following:
- a CDS encoding alpha/beta hydrolase, with the translated sequence MKLQKQSVEIGPYTTWLNPQSIPKHRISYLEFGDPNNQNILICAHGLTRNAYDFAKLGTALGDTYRVIALCYPGRGDSDFFTDKNHYNYQVYMQDTLLVLEKLNIKNNLHNIIWLGTSMGGIIGMTLASKYKDIFKGMILNDIGPFLPAEVLLRIIKYASQVVYFDDLDSAKQHLKIIYDQFGISDEADWDYLTQHSFKLNIDGKYQMNYDPMIVHGVDTDSNKLKDVTMWPIWHNIECPLLVIHGALSNILQNSTIKEMQKSRDFDLYTVYYAGHAPALMTNDQILVIRSWINKILYNIR
- a CDS encoding AEC family transporter; amino-acid sequence: MSIISIVFLKTVSVLLSVVIGFLAGRYSNVEKESIASLLFYFISPIVFFAIPASTTLTFSALSITLVTFLIASGLSVFSYHFFGRYWQDHTKNIIAFSAGNANVGYFMLPIAAALFDDYTLSIYMMAIIGITIYESSIGYYFCARSFSSTKDSIIKIFKLPTLNSFFLGCCFSFANLELPDFLDDFIYSMRGAYSILGMIMVGLGISKLHKFEIDLKFTLATFTAKFVFYPIAINIFIVLDRFIMKWYDENYYNALQLLSTAPMAANIIVIASLQKFHPERVAATVLLSLLFVLIYMPVMVGIFLGDLN
- a CDS encoding 50S ribosomal protein L25/general stress protein Ctc encodes the protein MSEILTLPAETREQLGTGAARALRRNGMVPAIIYGVGKKNLAIAILEKEITKLYRKPNFISTVIQLEVGGKKHKILPKAIELHPVTDMVRHVDFIYLDSKVQKLEVPIVFEGKERSVGVKRGGFFNIVKRTITLECEVNHIPACVTIDVSEMRVGASLKAKNIELPKGCKLFCKPDLIIASIIGNRGAKADDENAAAAKA